From Pseudomonas hormoni:
ATGACGACGCCGAACTGGCCGCACGCCTGAACGTCGGCGTGCACCTGGGCCAGACCGATGGCCCACTGATGCCGGTTCGGGCACTGCTCGGTCGTCAGGCGCTCATCGGGTCGACCTGCCACGCGCAACTCGAACTCGCTGAACAAGCCGCCAAAGAAGGCGCCAGTTACGTCGCCTTCGGCCGCTTCTTCAACTCCAACACCAAACCCGGCGCACCGACTTGCAGCCTTGAGTTGCTCGATCAGGCCCGCAGCAAACTGCACCTGCCGATCTGCGCGATCGGCGGCATCACCCTGGAAAACGCCGCGCCACTGGTGGCCCACGGCGTCGATCTGCTGGCGGTGGTCCACGGCCTGTTTGGCGCCGAGAGCACGGCTGAAGTCACCCGCCGCGCCCGCGCATTCAACGAATTACTGAAAATCTGATTTGAGAGCCCGATCATGTCTCGTTCCGAAACCCTGTTTGCCAATGCCCAGAAACACATTCCCGGTGGCGTGAACTCGCCTGTTCGCGCGTTCAAGAGCGTTGGCGGTACGCCGCTGTTCTTCAAGCACGCGGAAGGCGCCTACGTCACCGACGAAGACGACAAGCGTTATGTGGATTACGTCGGTTCCTGGGGCCCGATGATCCTCGGCCACAGCCATCCGGACGTGCTGGACGCGGTGCGTAAACAGTTGGTACACGGTTTGTCGTATGGCGCTCCGACCGCGATGGAAACCGAGATGGCCGACCTGGTCTGCTCGATCGTGCCGTCGATGGAAATGGTGCGCATGGTCAGCTCCGGCACCGAGGCGACCATGAGCGCGATTCGCCTGGCCCGTGGTTTTACCGGCCGCGACAGCATCATCAAGTTCGAAGGCTGCTACCACGGTCACTCCGACAGCCTGCTGGTCAAAGCAGGTTCCGGCGCATTGACCCAAGGCGTGCCGAGCTCGGCCGGTGTACCGGCGTCCTTCGCCGAACACACCCTGACCCTGCCGTTCAACGACATTGATGCCGTGGAAACCATGCTCGCCGAAGTCGGCCAGGACGTGGCCTGCATCATCGTCGAGCCGGTGGCCGGCAACATGAACTGCGTACCGCCGGCGCCGGGCTTCCTCGAAGGCCTGCGGACCTTGTGCGACAAGCACGGCGTGGTGCTGATTTTCGACGAAGTGATGACCGGTTTCCGCGTCGCCCTCGGCGGCGCTCAAGCGCATTACGGCGTTACGCCAGACCTGACCACATTTGGCAAGATCATCGGTGGCGGCATGCCGGTTGGCTGCTTCGGCGGCAAACGCGAAATCATGTCGCACATCGCGCCACTGGGCCCGGTTTATCAGGCGGGCACCTTGTCGGGTAACCCGCTTGCGATGGCGGCCGGTCTCACGACTTTGCGCCTGATCAGCCGCCCTGGCTTCCACGCCGAACTGAGCGACTACACCAGCCGCCTGCTCGATGGCCTGCAACAGCGCGCCGATGCCGCCGGCATTCCGTTCGTGACCACGCAGGCCGGCGGCATGTTCGGCCTGTACTTCAGCGGCGCCGACGACATCGTCACGTTTGATGATGTGATGGCCAGCGACGCGAAGCTGTTCGGCCGCTTCTTCCACCTGATGCTCGAAGGCGGCGTGTACCTGGCGCCAAGTGCATTCGAAGCCGGCTTCACCTCGATTGCCCACGGCGAAGCCGAGTTGAAACTGACGCTGGATGCCGCCGAACGCGCATTTGCCGCACTGAAATAACGCTGTGCCGCTGACGTTGTCGATTGCCAGCGTCAGCTTTTACCTACATTCCAGCGTCTTTTCTTATTCATCTGCCGATAATCCCCCGTAAACCGGGCGATATATTCCCCGCGCAGCAGAAAAACGAGTAAAGACTTTGTAAGGTTGGCCCTGCTTATTTCATAATGCGCGCTTATTGGATCCCTCGATGGGTCCGCGCGCCCCTCAGAGGTAAGTCGATTCCCATGAACCGCACCGGCCGCGCCCTTGCATTGGGCTGCCTGTTGCTCCTTCAGCCCCTGCTCGCGCTCGCACAAGCAGGCGGCAACTCGTTGTTAATCCCAGCGATGGGTCGCTGCACCCTCAATACCCAGCCGCAAGACCTGGCACAGGCGCTCGCCGCCTGCCAGAAAGCGTCGGATGAAGGGGATGCGCAAGCGCAATACGAGTTGGGTGAGTTTTACTACGATGGCAAATACAACCCGCGCGACCTCAAACTGGCCCTCTCCTACTTCGAAAAGGCCTCGCTGCAAGGCCACGCCCAGGCGCAATTCAAACTCGGCACCATGTTCTTCCACGGCGAAGGCGTACCGGCCAACAACGTTCAGGCGTATATCGTGCTGAAAATGGCGGCGGTCAATGGTGCGGAAGAGGCGCTGGATACAGCGGACGAAGTCGCCGAGAAGATGCCTCGCGAAGAACTTGAGGTTGCGACTCAGGTGCTTGGGCAAATCTTCCGCAAGTATCTGATGGAATTGCAGAGCGCCGATGGGCGTACGCCTTTTTCTCCACTGCCCTGACCTGAACACTGACCCCTGTGGCGAGGGAGCTTGCTCCCGCTCGGCTGCGAAGCAGTCGTAAAGTCAGACAATGCGGTGAGTCAGAAAAACTGTGCTTGCCGGGTTTAGGGCCGCTTCGCGCCCCAGCGGGAGCAAGCTCCCTCGCCACAAAAAGCCCAGTTCATCTCAAAGACCTTCCTGCTTACTTCTCAGGCATCGGCATCGGAAACGGCATGACATTGCCGACCGCGCCGCGGGCTTCGCTGATTTTCGGCGTGCCAAGACGCTCGACTTCGTCGATGCGCACGATCGAATGCATCGGCACAAAACTGCGCACGACACCTTCGAACTGAGCCTTGAGCTTCTCTTCGCTCGGATCGACGACCACTTGCGTGCGCTCGCCAAAGACGAACTCTTCCACTTCCAGGAAGCCCCACAGATCACTTTGATAGATCTGCTTGGCGTACATTTCGTACACCTGGCCCTGGTTGAGGAAAATCACCTTGTAGATTGGAGCTTCACGTTTGGTCATGGTGGGCGAGCAACACATCGGGGGATAAAAATGAGGGCGCGAACTATAGCATAGCCACCGGACGCACAGCGGTAGGAACCTGGGGACATGTTCCCTATAATGCGCGGTTCTTTGAATCACGTGATGACTGTATCCATGGCCAAGAAGCTTTACATCGAAACCCACGGTTGCCAGATGAACGAGTACGACAGCTCGCGCATGGTCGATCTGCTGGGTGAACATCAGGCCCTGGAAGTCACCGCTCGCGCTGAAGACGCCGACGTGATCCTGCTCAACACCTGTTCGATCCGCGAACGCGCCCAGGACCGGGTGTATTCCCAGCTCGGCCGCTGGCGCGAACTGAAATTGGCGAACCCGGAGATGGTGATCGCCGTCGGCGGTTGCGTCGCCAGTCAGGAAGGCGCCGCCATCCGCGATCGCGCTCCGTATGTCGATGTAGTCTTCGGCCCGCAAACACTGCACCGCTTGCCGGAAATGATCGACGCCGCCCGCGCCACCAAATTGCCGCAAGTGGACGTCTCGTTTCCGGAAATCGAAAAGTTCGACCATTTGCCAGAGCCGCGCATCGATGGCCCGAGCGCTTACGTGTCGGTCATGGAAGGTTGCAGCAAGTACTGCACGTTCTGTGTGGTGCCCTACACCCGCGGCGAAGAAGTCAGCCGACCGTTCGATGACGTGATTGCCGAAATCATCCACCTCGCTGAAAACGGCGTGCGTGAAGTGACGTTGTTGGGCCAGAACGTCAACGGCTATCGCGGCACCACCCACGACGGTCGCCTGGCGGATCTGGCCGAACTGATTCGTGTCGTCGCGGCTGTCGATGGCATCGATCGGATTCGCTACACCACGTCCCATCCGCTCGAATTCTCCGACAGCCTGATCCAGGCTCACGCCGAAGTGCCGGAGCTGGTGAAGCACCTCCACTTGCCGGTGCAATCCGGTTCGGACCGCATTCTTTCGGCGATGAAGCGCAACCATACGGCGCTGGAATACAAATCCAAACTGCGCAAGCTGCGCGCGGCCGTGCCGGGGATCTGCATCAGCTCGGACTTTATCGTCGGCTTCCCCGGCGAGACCGAAAAAGACTTCGAACAAACCATGAAGCTGATCGAAGACGTCGGTTTCGACTTCTCCTATTCGTTTGTCTACAGCCAGCGCCCAGGCACGCCGGCGGCCGATCTGGCCGACGAAACACCGGAAGAGCTGAAAAAAGAACGCCTGAACGCCCTGCAACATCGCCTGAACCAGCAGGGTTTCGAGATCAGCCGACAAATGGTCGGTTCGATCCAGCGGATTCTGGTCACCGATTACTCGAAAAAAGACCCCGGCGAGCTGCAAGGCCGGACCGAGAATAACCGGATCGTCAACTTCCGCTGCGACAATCCGACCCTGATCGGCCAGTTCGCCGATGTGCACATCGATGCCGCGCAGCCGCACTCGCTGCGGGGTTCGCTGATCCAGTAACACCACACATCCCTGTAGGAGCCGAGCTTGCTCGCGATGAGGCCAGGTCAGGCAACCCATATGCTGAATGCCAAACCGTCATCGCGAGCAAGCTCGGCTCCTACAGGGGACGGTGTCGGGTGCTGGATTATTTAAGAGCTTTCGCACCCGCCTTACTGGCGTTATCCTTGATTTCATCTTAATTGCCCCAGGGCGGCTAAATACGACCTTGAACGCACCCATAGAACCACATCGTTTCATCCTCGAGCCCTTTGAGGCTCGCCGCTTCGCCAATCTGTGCGGGATGTTCGACGAGCACCTGCGCTTGATCGAGCAACGCCTGACCATCGAGATCCGCAACCGCGGAAACCAGTTCGAGCTGATCGGCGACCCCAAACACACCACCTCCGCGGAAAACCTCCTGCGCCGCCTGTACCGGGAAACCAAGGGTACCGAGCTGTCGCCGGACATGGTTCACCTGTTCCTGCAGGAATCGGCCGTCGAAGAGCTGGACAACGTTTCGCCGTCCGAACCCTCCGTGGCCCTGCGCACAAAGAAAGGCATGATTCGCCCTCGCGGCTTGAATCAGTTGCGCTACGTGAAGGAAATTCTCGGTAACGACATCAATTTCGGCATCGGCCCGGCCGGTACCGGCAAGACCTATCTGGCCGTTGCCTGCGCGGTAGACGCGCTGGAGCGCGAGCAGATTCGCCGCATCCTGCTGGTTCGTCCGGCGGTTGAAGCGGGTGAAAAACTCGGCTTTCTGCCCGGCGACCTGTCGCAAAAGATCGACCCGTACCTGCGCCCGCTCTACGACGCACTCTACGAAATGCTCGGCTTCGAATACGTCGCCAAGCTTATCGAGCGCCAGGTGATCGAAGTTGCGCCGCTGGCCTACATGCGCGGTCGCACGCTGAACAACAGCTTCATCATTCTCGACGAAAGCCAGAACACCACCGTCGAGCAGATGAAAATGTTCCTGACCCGGATCGGCTTCGGCTCCACAGCGGTCATCACCGGTGACATCACCCAGGTCGACCTGCCGAAAGGCACCAAATCAGGGCTGCACCATGTGATCGAAGTGCTGAAAGACGTGCCGGGCATCAGCTTCACCCATTTCATGCCCAAGGACGTTGTGCGCCATCCACTGGTGCAGCGGATCGTCGAAGCCTACGAGCGCTTCGAGAATCGCGTGGCAGACGAAACACCAAAGGACAGTCGCCGCGATGCTTGAGCTTGATCTGCAACTCGCTACCGAAGCGCCCGCCCCCAGCGAAGCCGAGTTCCGCCAATGGTGCGAACTGGCCCTGCGCCAGCGCACCGCCGATTCGGAAATGACCATCCGTTTGGTCGATGAAGAAGAGGCCCGCGAGCTGAACCACACCTGGCGGCAGAAGGATTACGCCACCAACGTCCTGTCGTTTCCGGCCGATGTGCCCGACGAATTTCTCGATATCCCGCTGCTGGGCGATCTGGTGATCTGCGTGGCGGTGGTCGAGCGTGAAGCCACCGAACAAGGCAAGGAACCAAAGGCTCATTGGGCCCATCTGGTCATTCACGGCTGCTTGCATCTGCTGGGTTACGACCATATAGATGACGACGAAGCCGAAGAAATGGAAGCGTTGGAACGCACATTGCTTGCGGAACTGGGCTACCCCGACCCGTACGCGGACGACGAAATCGAAACATCCACTATCGTGACAACAAAGGATTCAGAGTAATCGCTATGAGCGAAGATCGATCGAGCAACGGGCAGAAGTCATGGCTGGGTAAACTCACCCAGGCTTTTGCCCACGAGCCGAAGAACCGTCAGGAGCTGCTGGAGCTTCTGCGCGATGCACACCAAAACAAGTTGCTGGACAGCGAAGCGCTGGCCATCGTCGAAGGCGCCATCCAGGTTGCGGACCTGCAAGTACGGGACATCATGGTCCCGCGCTCGCAGATGATCAGCATCAAGGCGACCCAGACACCCCGCGAGTTCCTGCCTGCCGTGGTCGACTCGGCCCACTCCCGTTACCCGGTCATCGGCGAAAGCCACGATGACGTGATGGGCGTGTTGCTGGCCAAGGACTTGCTGCCGTTGATCCTCAGGGAGAACGGCGACAGCTTCAACATCAAGGACCTGCTGCGCCCGGCCACCTTCGTGCCCGAGTCCAAGCGCCTGAATGTGCTGCTGCGCGAGTTCCGCGCCAACCACAACCACATGGCCATCGTTATCGATGAATACGGCGGTGTGGCGGGTCTGGTGACCATCGAAGACGTTCTGGAACAGATCGTCGGCGACATCGAAGACGAGCACGACGTCGAGGAAGACAGCTACATCAAGCCACTGCCCAGCGGTGACTTCCTGGTCAAGGCCCTGACGCCGATCGAGAACTTCAACGAGTTTTTCGACAGCGAGTTTTCCAACGATGAGTTCGATACCGTCGGTGGCCTGGTG
This genomic window contains:
- the thiE gene encoding thiamine phosphate synthase gives rise to the protein MKLRGLYAITDSQLLAGKFLSYVEAALEGGVTLLQYRDKSSDEARRLREAEALRDLCERYKTQLIINDDAELAARLNVGVHLGQTDGPLMPVRALLGRQALIGSTCHAQLELAEQAAKEGASYVAFGRFFNSNTKPGAPTCSLELLDQARSKLHLPICAIGGITLENAAPLVAHGVDLLAVVHGLFGAESTAEVTRRARAFNELLKI
- the hemL gene encoding glutamate-1-semialdehyde 2,1-aminomutase, with product MSRSETLFANAQKHIPGGVNSPVRAFKSVGGTPLFFKHAEGAYVTDEDDKRYVDYVGSWGPMILGHSHPDVLDAVRKQLVHGLSYGAPTAMETEMADLVCSIVPSMEMVRMVSSGTEATMSAIRLARGFTGRDSIIKFEGCYHGHSDSLLVKAGSGALTQGVPSSAGVPASFAEHTLTLPFNDIDAVETMLAEVGQDVACIIVEPVAGNMNCVPPAPGFLEGLRTLCDKHGVVLIFDEVMTGFRVALGGAQAHYGVTPDLTTFGKIIGGGMPVGCFGGKREIMSHIAPLGPVYQAGTLSGNPLAMAAGLTTLRLISRPGFHAELSDYTSRLLDGLQQRADAAGIPFVTTQAGGMFGLYFSGADDIVTFDDVMASDAKLFGRFFHLMLEGGVYLAPSAFEAGFTSIAHGEAELKLTLDAAERAFAALK
- a CDS encoding tetratricopeptide repeat protein, which translates into the protein MNRTGRALALGCLLLLQPLLALAQAGGNSLLIPAMGRCTLNTQPQDLAQALAACQKASDEGDAQAQYELGEFYYDGKYNPRDLKLALSYFEKASLQGHAQAQFKLGTMFFHGEGVPANNVQAYIVLKMAAVNGAEEALDTADEVAEKMPREELEVATQVLGQIFRKYLMELQSADGRTPFSPLP
- a CDS encoding DUF1820 family protein, which gives rise to MTKREAPIYKVIFLNQGQVYEMYAKQIYQSDLWGFLEVEEFVFGERTQVVVDPSEEKLKAQFEGVVRSFVPMHSIVRIDEVERLGTPKISEARGAVGNVMPFPMPMPEK
- the miaB gene encoding tRNA (N6-isopentenyl adenosine(37)-C2)-methylthiotransferase MiaB encodes the protein MAKKLYIETHGCQMNEYDSSRMVDLLGEHQALEVTARAEDADVILLNTCSIRERAQDRVYSQLGRWRELKLANPEMVIAVGGCVASQEGAAIRDRAPYVDVVFGPQTLHRLPEMIDAARATKLPQVDVSFPEIEKFDHLPEPRIDGPSAYVSVMEGCSKYCTFCVVPYTRGEEVSRPFDDVIAEIIHLAENGVREVTLLGQNVNGYRGTTHDGRLADLAELIRVVAAVDGIDRIRYTTSHPLEFSDSLIQAHAEVPELVKHLHLPVQSGSDRILSAMKRNHTALEYKSKLRKLRAAVPGICISSDFIVGFPGETEKDFEQTMKLIEDVGFDFSYSFVYSQRPGTPAADLADETPEELKKERLNALQHRLNQQGFEISRQMVGSIQRILVTDYSKKDPGELQGRTENNRIVNFRCDNPTLIGQFADVHIDAAQPHSLRGSLIQ
- a CDS encoding PhoH family protein — protein: MNAPIEPHRFILEPFEARRFANLCGMFDEHLRLIEQRLTIEIRNRGNQFELIGDPKHTTSAENLLRRLYRETKGTELSPDMVHLFLQESAVEELDNVSPSEPSVALRTKKGMIRPRGLNQLRYVKEILGNDINFGIGPAGTGKTYLAVACAVDALEREQIRRILLVRPAVEAGEKLGFLPGDLSQKIDPYLRPLYDALYEMLGFEYVAKLIERQVIEVAPLAYMRGRTLNNSFIILDESQNTTVEQMKMFLTRIGFGSTAVITGDITQVDLPKGTKSGLHHVIEVLKDVPGISFTHFMPKDVVRHPLVQRIVEAYERFENRVADETPKDSRRDA
- the ybeY gene encoding rRNA maturation RNase YbeY gives rise to the protein MLELDLQLATEAPAPSEAEFRQWCELALRQRTADSEMTIRLVDEEEARELNHTWRQKDYATNVLSFPADVPDEFLDIPLLGDLVICVAVVEREATEQGKEPKAHWAHLVIHGCLHLLGYDHIDDDEAEEMEALERTLLAELGYPDPYADDEIETSTIVTTKDSE
- a CDS encoding HlyC/CorC family transporter yields the protein MSEDRSSNGQKSWLGKLTQAFAHEPKNRQELLELLRDAHQNKLLDSEALAIVEGAIQVADLQVRDIMVPRSQMISIKATQTPREFLPAVVDSAHSRYPVIGESHDDVMGVLLAKDLLPLILRENGDSFNIKDLLRPATFVPESKRLNVLLREFRANHNHMAIVIDEYGGVAGLVTIEDVLEQIVGDIEDEHDVEEDSYIKPLPSGDFLVKALTPIENFNEFFDSEFSNDEFDTVGGLVMSAFGHLPKRNEITEIGPYRFRILNADSRRIHLLRLTPIAR